From Drosophila yakuba strain Tai18E2 chromosome 2L, Prin_Dyak_Tai18E2_2.1, whole genome shotgun sequence, one genomic window encodes:
- the LOC6527625 gene encoding mucin-2 isoform X2, translating to MRVALIFIIVSILLIKAQDAKADYDWDSMEDGPSEEIVPGCGGDTILYPDPVPPCDCGENQTTAKPRHKKTKRPKTTRRTTKRSKRHHKKTTKRHRTTRETTDITDAPITTTDAECTCPPVTCSDQTTTDSPTDTTTDSTTPSCTDTPPCTCSEESSTAIPSSPCIETSTAIPTGPCTSETTTPKPTCTPTPTRTTTTTTQQTPTPPCTCAPTTTTSPTCGPTTTTTRRTTTPSTRPPTTSSTRAPTTTTTRRTTTPSTRPPTTSSTRAPTTTTTRRTTTPSTRPPTTSPSCGPTTTTTRRTTTRSTSPSTTSSTRAPTTTTTRRTTTRSTRPPTTAPTCGPTTTTTRRTTTPSSRPPTTSSTRAPTTTTTRRTTPSTRPSTTSSTRAPTTTTTRRTTNPSITPTSPPCGPTTTTTRPTTPSTRPSTTSSTRAPTTTTTRRTTKPSITPTSPTCGPTTTTTRRTTTRSTRPPTTAPTCGPTTTTTRRTTPSTRPPTTSSTRAPTTTTTRRTTTRSTRPPTTAPTCGPTTTTTRRTTPSTRPSTTSSTRAPTTTTTRRTTKPSITPTSPTCGPTTTTTRRTTTSSTRSPTTSSTRAPTTTTTRRTTKPSITPTSPPCGPTTTTTRRTTPSTRPSTTSSTRAPTTTTTRRTTKPSITPTSPTCGPTTTTTRRTTTSSTRSPTTSSTRAPTKTTTRRTTTRSTSPSTTSSTRAPTTTTTRRTTPSTRPPTTSSTRAPTTTTTRRTTTPSTRPPTTSPTCGPTTTTTRRTTTRSTRPPTTTRRTTPSTRPPTTSSTRAPTTTTTRRTTTPSTSTTRTTAVTTTTTRRPCPCRPQPPYQIPPWWYPYPTYPNPGWPWQPNPIIPQWPQIPGFPNQWPQVPGNPYLPPTVPSPQWPWPGARPPVVPPTPGDCENICENLLKGVKYQEDLIRRCLCTRT from the exons ATGAGAGTAGCCCTTATCTTCATAATTG tGAGCATTTTGCTCATAAAGGCTCAAGATGCGAAAGCAGATTACGACTGGGATAGTATGGAAGATGGTCCCTCTGAGGAGATAGTACCCGGCTGTGGAGGGGACACTATCTTGTACCCAGACCCAGTGCCACCCTGTGACTGTGGCGAGAATCAGACTACTGCTAAGCCCAGAcataaaaaaactaaaaggCCCAAAACTACGCGGAGAACAACCAAACGTTCTAAACGTCAtcacaaaaaaacaacgaaaagaCATCGGACCACTCGAGAGACCACGGACATAACAGATGCGCCTATAACGACCACGGATGCGGAGTGCACATGTCCCCCAGTCACGTGTTCCGATCAAACTACCACCGATTCGCCCACCGATACAACGACAGACTCGACAACTCCTTCGTGTACCGATACTCCTCCTTGCACCTGTTCTGAAGAATCTTCTACTGCAATACCCAGTTCTCCTTGCATAGAAACTTCCACAGCCATTCCCACAGGTCCATGTACGTCGGAAACCACTACCCCAAAACCTACGTGTACTCCAACACCTACTAGGACCACTACAACTACAACCCAACAAACTCCAACACCTCCCTGCACATGTGCCCCAACCACAACAACGTCTCCCACTTGCGGTCCAACCACAACCACTACAAGACGAACAACAACACCATCTACACGCCCTCCAACAACGTCTTCCACACGTGCTCCAACCACAACCACTACAAGACGAACAACAACACCATCTACACGCCCTCCAACAACGTCTTCCACACGTGCTCCAACCACAACTACTACAAGACGAACAACAACACCTTCTACGCGCCCTCCAACAACGTCTCCCTCTTGTGGGCCAACCACAACTACTACAAGACGCACCACAACCCGTTCAACAAGTCCTTCAACAACGTCTTCCACTCGTGCtccaaccacaaccaccacaaGACGCACCACAACCCGTTCGACACGCCCTCCAACAACGGCTCCCACTTGTGGTCCAACCACAACCACTACAAGACGAACAACAACACCATCTTCACGCCCTCCAACAACGTCTTCTACACGTGCTCCAACCACAACCACTACAAGACGCACCACACCTTCGACACGTCCTTCAACAACGTCTTCCACTCGTGCtccaaccacaaccaccacgAGGCGTACCACAAATCCTTCAATCACACCAACATCTCCCCCTTGTGGTCCAACCACAACCACTACAAGACCCACCACACCTTCGACACGTCCTTCAACAACGTCTTCCACTCGTGCtccaaccacaaccaccacgAGGCGTACCACAAAACCTTCAATCACACCAACATCTCCCACTTGTGGTCCAACCACAACCACTACAAGACGCACCACAACCCGTTCGACACGCCCTCCAACAACGGCTCCCACTTGTGGTCCAACCACAACCACTACAAGACGCACCACACCTTCGACACGCCCTCCAACAACGTCTTCCACACGTGCtccaaccacaaccaccacaaGACGCACCACAACCCGTTCGACACGCCCTCCAACAACGGCTCCCACTTGTGGTCCAACCACAACCACTACAAGACGCACCACACCTTCGACACGTCCTTCAACAACGTCTTCCACTCGTGCtccaaccacaaccaccacgAGGCGTACCACAAAACCTTCAATCACACCAACATCTCCCACTTGTGGTCCAACCACAACCACTACAAGACGCACAACAACATCTTCTACACGTTCTCCAACAACGTCTTCCACACGTGCtccaaccacaaccaccacgAGGCGTACCACAAAACCTTCAATCACACCAACATCTCCCCCTTGTGGTCCAACCACAACCACTACAAGACGCACCACACCTTCGACACGTCCTTCAACAACGTCTTCCACTCGTGCtccaaccacaaccaccacgAGGCGTACCACAAAACCTTCAATCACACCAAC ATCTCCCACTTGTGGTCCAACCACAACCACTACAAGACGCACAACAACATCTTCTACACGTTCTCCAACAACGTCTTCCACACGTGCTCCAACCAAAACCACTACAAGACGCACCACAACCCGTTCAACAAGTCCTTCAACAACGTCTTCCACTCGTGCTCCAACCACAACCACTACAAGACGCACCACACCTTCGACACGCCCTCCAACAACGTCTTCCACACGTGCTCCAACCACAACTACTACAAGACGAACAACAACACCTTCTACGCGCCCTCCAACAACGTCTCCCACTTGTGGTCCAACCACAACCACTACAAGACGCACCACAACCCGTTCGACACGCCCTCCAACCACTACAAGACGCACCACACCTTCGACACGCCCTCCAACAACGTCTTCCACTCGTGCTCCAACCACAACCACTACAAGGCGCACCACAACACCATCAACGAGTACTACCAGAACGACAGCAGTAACAACAACCACTACGCGTCGTCCTTGTCCTTGCCGTCCCCAACCTCCATACCAGATTCCTCCTTGGTGGTATCCTTATCCAACGTACCCCAATCCCGGGTGGCCTTGGCAGCCTAACCCAATTATCCCTCAATGGCCACAGATTCCCGGATTTCCCAATCAGTGGCCGCAAGTACCAGGTAATCCCTATTTGCCGCCAACGGTGCCATCTCCTCAATGGCCCTGGCCTGGAGCAAGACCACCAGTAGTTCCCCCTACACCTGGAGACTGCGAAAACATATGCGAAAACCTACTGAAGGGAGTTAAATATCAGGAAGATCTCATCAGAAGGTGCTTGTGCACACGGACATAA
- the LOC6527625 gene encoding mucin-2 isoform X3, with protein sequence MRVALIFIIVSILLIKAQDAKADYDWDSMEDGPSEEIVPGCGGDTILYPDPVPPCDCGENQTTAKPRHKKTKRPKTTRRTTKRSKRHHKKTTKRHRTTRETTDITDAPITTTDAECTCPPVTCSDQTTTDSPTDTTTDSTTPSCTDTPPCTCSEESSTAIPSSPCIETSTAIPTGPCTSETTTPKPTCTPTPTRTTTTTTQQTPTPPCTCAPTTTTSPTCGPTTTTTRRTTTPSTRPPTTSSTRAPTTTTTRRTTTPSTRPPTTSSTRAPTTTTTRRTTTPSTRPPTTSPSCGPTTTTTRRTTTRSTSPSTTSSTRAPTTTTTRRTTTRSTRPPTTAPTCGPTTTTTRRTTTPSSRPPTTSSTRAPTTTTTRRTTPSTRPSTTSSTRAPTTTTTRRTTNPSITPTSPPCGPTTTTTRPTTPSTRPSTTSSTRAPTTTTTRRTTKPSITPTSPTCGPTTTTTRRTTTRSTRPPTTAPTCGPTTTTTRRTTPSTRPPTTSSTRAPTTTTTRRTTTRSTRPPTTAPTCGPTTTTTRRTTPSTRPSTTSSTRAPTTTTTRRTTKPSITPTSPPCGPTTTTTRRTTPSTRPSTTSSTRAPTTTTTRRTTKPSITPTSPPCGPTTTTTRRTTPSTRPSTTSSTRAPTTTTTRRTTKPSITPTSPTCGPTTTTTRRTTTSSTRSPTTSSTRAPTKTTTRRTTTRSTSPSTTSSTRAPTTTTTRRTTPSTRPPTTSSTRAPTTTTTRRTTTPSTRPPTTSPTCGPTTTTTRRTTTRSTRPPTTTRRTTPSTRPPTTSSTRAPTTTTTRRTTTPSTSTTRTTAVTTTTTRRPCPCRPQPPYQIPPWWYPYPTYPNPGWPWQPNPIIPQWPQIPGFPNQWPQVPGNPYLPPTVPSPQWPWPGARPPVVPPTPGDCENICENLLKGVKYQEDLIRRCLCTRT encoded by the exons ATGAGAGTAGCCCTTATCTTCATAATTG tGAGCATTTTGCTCATAAAGGCTCAAGATGCGAAAGCAGATTACGACTGGGATAGTATGGAAGATGGTCCCTCTGAGGAGATAGTACCCGGCTGTGGAGGGGACACTATCTTGTACCCAGACCCAGTGCCACCCTGTGACTGTGGCGAGAATCAGACTACTGCTAAGCCCAGAcataaaaaaactaaaaggCCCAAAACTACGCGGAGAACAACCAAACGTTCTAAACGTCAtcacaaaaaaacaacgaaaagaCATCGGACCACTCGAGAGACCACGGACATAACAGATGCGCCTATAACGACCACGGATGCGGAGTGCACATGTCCCCCAGTCACGTGTTCCGATCAAACTACCACCGATTCGCCCACCGATACAACGACAGACTCGACAACTCCTTCGTGTACCGATACTCCTCCTTGCACCTGTTCTGAAGAATCTTCTACTGCAATACCCAGTTCTCCTTGCATAGAAACTTCCACAGCCATTCCCACAGGTCCATGTACGTCGGAAACCACTACCCCAAAACCTACGTGTACTCCAACACCTACTAGGACCACTACAACTACAACCCAACAAACTCCAACACCTCCCTGCACATGTGCCCCAACCACAACAACGTCTCCCACTTGCGGTCCAACCACAACCACTACAAGACGAACAACAACACCATCTACACGCCCTCCAACAACGTCTTCCACACGTGCTCCAACCACAACCACTACAAGACGAACAACAACACCATCTACACGCCCTCCAACAACGTCTTCCACACGTGCTCCAACCACAACTACTACAAGACGAACAACAACACCTTCTACGCGCCCTCCAACAACGTCTCCCTCTTGTGGGCCAACCACAACTACTACAAGACGCACCACAACCCGTTCAACAAGTCCTTCAACAACGTCTTCCACTCGTGCtccaaccacaaccaccacaaGACGCACCACAACCCGTTCGACACGCCCTCCAACAACGGCTCCCACTTGTGGTCCAACCACAACCACTACAAGACGAACAACAACACCATCTTCACGCCCTCCAACAACGTCTTCTACACGTGCTCCAACCACAACCACTACAAGACGCACCACACCTTCGACACGTCCTTCAACAACGTCTTCCACTCGTGCtccaaccacaaccaccacgAGGCGTACCACAAATCCTTCAATCACACCAACATCTCCCCCTTGTGGTCCAACCACAACCACTACAAGACCCACCACACCTTCGACACGTCCTTCAACAACGTCTTCCACTCGTGCtccaaccacaaccaccacgAGGCGTACCACAAAACCTTCAATCACACCAACATCTCCCACTTGTGGTCCAACCACAACCACTACAAGACGCACCACAACCCGTTCGACACGCCCTCCAACAACGGCTCCCACTTGTGGTCCAACCACAACCACTACAAGACGCACCACACCTTCGACACGCCCTCCAACAACGTCTTCCACACGTGCtccaaccacaaccaccacaaGACGCACCACAACCCGTTCGACACGCCCTCCAACAACGGCTCCCACTTGTGGTCCAACCACAACCACTACAAGACGCACCACACCTTCGACACGTCCTTCAACAACGTCTTCCACTCGTGCtccaaccacaaccaccacgAGGCGTACCACAAAACCTTCAATCACACCAAC ATCTCCCCCTTGTGGTCCAACCACAACCACTACAAGACGCACCACACCTTCGACACGTCCTTCAACAACGTCTTCCACTCGTGCtccaaccacaaccaccacgAGGCGTACCACAAAACCTTCAATCACACCAACATCTCCCCCTTGTGGTCCAACCACAACCACTACAAGACGCACCACACCTTCGACACGTCCTTCAACAACGTCTTCCACTCGTGCtccaaccacaaccaccacgAGGCGTACCACAAAACCTTCAATCACACCAACATCTCCCACTTGTGGTCCAACCACAACCACTACAAGACGCACAACAACATCTTCTACACGTTCTCCAACAACGTCTTCCACACGTGCTCCAACCAAAACCACTACAAGACGCACCACAACCCGTTCAACAAGTCCTTCAACAACGTCTTCCACTCGTGCTCCAACCACAACCACTACAAGACGCACCACACCTTCGACACGCCCTCCAACAACGTCTTCCACACGTGCTCCAACCACAACTACTACAAGACGAACAACAACACCTTCTACGCGCCCTCCAACAACGTCTCCCACTTGTGGTCCAACCACAACCACTACAAGACGCACCACAACCCGTTCGACACGCCCTCCAACCACTACAAGACGCACCACACCTTCGACACGCCCTCCAACAACGTCTTCCACTCGTGCTCCAACCACAACCACTACAAGGCGCACCACAACACCATCAACGAGTACTACCAGAACGACAGCAGTAACAACAACCACTACGCGTCGTCCTTGTCCTTGCCGTCCCCAACCTCCATACCAGATTCCTCCTTGGTGGTATCCTTATCCAACGTACCCCAATCCCGGGTGGCCTTGGCAGCCTAACCCAATTATCCCTCAATGGCCACAGATTCCCGGATTTCCCAATCAGTGGCCGCAAGTACCAGGTAATCCCTATTTGCCGCCAACGGTGCCATCTCCTCAATGGCCCTGGCCTGGAGCAAGACCACCAGTAGTTCCCCCTACACCTGGAGACTGCGAAAACATATGCGAAAACCTACTGAAGGGAGTTAAATATCAGGAAGATCTCATCAGAAGGTGCTTGTGCACACGGACATAA
- the LOC6527625 gene encoding mucin-2 isoform X4 — protein sequence MRVALIFIIVSILLIKAQDAKADYDWDSMEDGPSEEIVPGCGGDTILYPDPVPPCDCGENQTTAKPRHKKTKRPKTTRRTTKRSKRHHKKTTKRHRTTRETTDITDAPITTTDAECTCPPVTCSDQTTTDSPTDTTTDSTTPSCTDTPPCTCSEESSTAIPSSPCIETSTAIPTGPCTSETTTPKPTCTPTPTRTTTTTTQQTPTPPCTCAPTTTTSPTCGPTTTTTRRTTTPSTRPPTTSSTRAPTTTTTRRTTTPSTRPPTTSSTRAPTTTTTRRTTTPSTRPPTTSPSCGPTTTTTRRTTTRSTSPSTTSSTRAPTTTTTRRTTTRSTRPPTTAPTCGPTTTTTRRTTTPSSRPPTTSSTRAPTTTTTRRTTPSTRPSTTSSTRAPTTTTTRRTTNPSITPTSPPCGPTTTTTRPTTPSTRPSTTSSTRAPTTTTTRRTTKPSITPTSPTCGPTTTTTRRTTTRSTRPPTTTRRTTPSTRPPTTSSTRAPTTTTTRRTTTPSTSTTRTTAVTTTTTRRPCPCRPQPPYQIPPWWYPYPTYPNPGWPWQPNPIIPQWPQIPGFPNQWPQVPGNPYLPPTVPSPQWPWPGARPPVVPPTPGDCENICENLLKGVKYQEDLIRRCLCTRT from the exons ATGAGAGTAGCCCTTATCTTCATAATTG tGAGCATTTTGCTCATAAAGGCTCAAGATGCGAAAGCAGATTACGACTGGGATAGTATGGAAGATGGTCCCTCTGAGGAGATAGTACCCGGCTGTGGAGGGGACACTATCTTGTACCCAGACCCAGTGCCACCCTGTGACTGTGGCGAGAATCAGACTACTGCTAAGCCCAGAcataaaaaaactaaaaggCCCAAAACTACGCGGAGAACAACCAAACGTTCTAAACGTCAtcacaaaaaaacaacgaaaagaCATCGGACCACTCGAGAGACCACGGACATAACAGATGCGCCTATAACGACCACGGATGCGGAGTGCACATGTCCCCCAGTCACGTGTTCCGATCAAACTACCACCGATTCGCCCACCGATACAACGACAGACTCGACAACTCCTTCGTGTACCGATACTCCTCCTTGCACCTGTTCTGAAGAATCTTCTACTGCAATACCCAGTTCTCCTTGCATAGAAACTTCCACAGCCATTCCCACAGGTCCATGTACGTCGGAAACCACTACCCCAAAACCTACGTGTACTCCAACACCTACTAGGACCACTACAACTACAACCCAACAAACTCCAACACCTCCCTGCACATGTGCCCCAACCACAACAACGTCTCCCACTTGCGGTCCAACCACAACCACTACAAGACGAACAACAACACCATCTACACGCCCTCCAACAACGTCTTCCACACGTGCTCCAACCACAACCACTACAAGACGAACAACAACACCATCTACACGCCCTCCAACAACGTCTTCCACACGTGCTCCAACCACAACTACTACAAGACGAACAACAACACCTTCTACGCGCCCTCCAACAACGTCTCCCTCTTGTGGGCCAACCACAACTACTACAAGACGCACCACAACCCGTTCAACAAGTCCTTCAACAACGTCTTCCACTCGTGCtccaaccacaaccaccacaaGACGCACCACAACCCGTTCGACACGCCCTCCAACAACGGCTCCCACTTGTGGTCCAACCACAACCACTACAAGACGAACAACAACACCATCTTCACGCCCTCCAACAACGTCTTCTACACGTGCTCCAACCACAACCACTACAAGACGCACCACACCTTCGACACGTCCTTCAACAACGTCTTCCACTCGTGCtccaaccacaaccaccacgAGGCGTACCACAAATCCTTCAATCACACCAACATCTCCCCCTTGTGGTCCAACCACAACCACTACAAGACCCACCACACCTTCGACACGTCCTTCAACAACGTCTTCCACTCGTGCtccaaccacaaccaccacgAGGCGTACCACAAAACCTTCAATCACACCAACATCTCCCACTTGTG GTCCAACCACAACCACTACAAGACGCACCACAACCCGTTCGACACGCCCTCCAACCACTACAAGACGCACCACACCTTCGACACGCCCTCCAACAACGTCTTCCACTCGTGCTCCAACCACAACCACTACAAGGCGCACCACAACACCATCAACGAGTACTACCAGAACGACAGCAGTAACAACAACCACTACGCGTCGTCCTTGTCCTTGCCGTCCCCAACCTCCATACCAGATTCCTCCTTGGTGGTATCCTTATCCAACGTACCCCAATCCCGGGTGGCCTTGGCAGCCTAACCCAATTATCCCTCAATGGCCACAGATTCCCGGATTTCCCAATCAGTGGCCGCAAGTACCAGGTAATCCCTATTTGCCGCCAACGGTGCCATCTCCTCAATGGCCCTGGCCTGGAGCAAGACCACCAGTAGTTCCCCCTACACCTGGAGACTGCGAAAACATATGCGAAAACCTACTGAAGGGAGTTAAATATCAGGAAGATCTCATCAGAAGGTGCTTGTGCACACGGACATAA
- the LOC6527625 gene encoding mucin-2 isoform X1, translating to MRVALIFIIVSILLIKAQDAKADYDWDSMEDGPSEEIVPGCGGDTILYPDPVPPCDCGENQTTAKPRHKKTKRPKTTRRTTKRSKRHHKKTTKRHRTTRETTDITDAPITTTDAECTCPPVTCSDQTTTDSPTDTTTDSTTPSCTDTPPCTCSEESSTAIPSSPCIETSTAIPTGPCTSETTTPKPTCTPTPTRTTTTTTQQTPTPPCTCAPTTTTSPTCGPTTTTTRRTTTPSTRPPTTSSTRAPTTTTTRRTTTPSTRPPTTSSTRAPTTTTTRRTTTPSTRPPTTSPSCGPTTTTTRRTTTRSTSPSTTSSTRAPTTTTTRRTTTRSTRPPTTAPTCGPTTTTTRRTTTPSSRPPTTSSTRAPTTTTTRRTTPSTRPSTTSSTRAPTTTTTRRTTNPSITPTSPPCGPTTTTTRPTTPSTRPSTTSSTRAPTTTTTRRTTKPSITPTSPTCGPTTTTTRRTTTRSTRPPTTAPTCGPTTTTTRRTTPSTRPPTTSSTRAPTTTTTRRTTTRSTRPPTTAPTCGPTTTTTRRTTPSTRPSTTSSTRAPTTTTTRRTTKPSITPTSPTCGPTTTTTRRTTTSSTRSPTTSSTRAPTTTTTRRTTKPSITPTSPPCGPTTTTTRRTTPSTRPSTTSSTRAPTTTTTRRTTKPSITPTSPPCGPTTTTTRRTTPSTRPSTTSSTRAPTTTTTRRTTKPSITPTSPTCGPTTTTTRRTTTSSTRSPTTSSTRAPTKTTTRRTTTRSTSPSTTSSTRAPTTTTTRRTTPSTRPPTTSSTRAPTTTTTRRTTTPSTRPPTTSPTCGPTTTTTRRTTTRSTRPPTTTRRTTPSTRPPTTSSTRAPTTTTTRRTTTPSTSTTRTTAVTTTTTRRPCPCRPQPPYQIPPWWYPYPTYPNPGWPWQPNPIIPQWPQIPGFPNQWPQVPGNPYLPPTVPSPQWPWPGARPPVVPPTPGDCENICENLLKGVKYQEDLIRRCLCTRT from the exons ATGAGAGTAGCCCTTATCTTCATAATTG tGAGCATTTTGCTCATAAAGGCTCAAGATGCGAAAGCAGATTACGACTGGGATAGTATGGAAGATGGTCCCTCTGAGGAGATAGTACCCGGCTGTGGAGGGGACACTATCTTGTACCCAGACCCAGTGCCACCCTGTGACTGTGGCGAGAATCAGACTACTGCTAAGCCCAGAcataaaaaaactaaaaggCCCAAAACTACGCGGAGAACAACCAAACGTTCTAAACGTCAtcacaaaaaaacaacgaaaagaCATCGGACCACTCGAGAGACCACGGACATAACAGATGCGCCTATAACGACCACGGATGCGGAGTGCACATGTCCCCCAGTCACGTGTTCCGATCAAACTACCACCGATTCGCCCACCGATACAACGACAGACTCGACAACTCCTTCGTGTACCGATACTCCTCCTTGCACCTGTTCTGAAGAATCTTCTACTGCAATACCCAGTTCTCCTTGCATAGAAACTTCCACAGCCATTCCCACAGGTCCATGTACGTCGGAAACCACTACCCCAAAACCTACGTGTACTCCAACACCTACTAGGACCACTACAACTACAACCCAACAAACTCCAACACCTCCCTGCACATGTGCCCCAACCACAACAACGTCTCCCACTTGCGGTCCAACCACAACCACTACAAGACGAACAACAACACCATCTACACGCCCTCCAACAACGTCTTCCACACGTGCTCCAACCACAACCACTACAAGACGAACAACAACACCATCTACACGCCCTCCAACAACGTCTTCCACACGTGCTCCAACCACAACTACTACAAGACGAACAACAACACCTTCTACGCGCCCTCCAACAACGTCTCCCTCTTGTGGGCCAACCACAACTACTACAAGACGCACCACAACCCGTTCAACAAGTCCTTCAACAACGTCTTCCACTCGTGCtccaaccacaaccaccacaaGACGCACCACAACCCGTTCGACACGCCCTCCAACAACGGCTCCCACTTGTGGTCCAACCACAACCACTACAAGACGAACAACAACACCATCTTCACGCCCTCCAACAACGTCTTCTACACGTGCTCCAACCACAACCACTACAAGACGCACCACACCTTCGACACGTCCTTCAACAACGTCTTCCACTCGTGCtccaaccacaaccaccacgAGGCGTACCACAAATCCTTCAATCACACCAACATCTCCCCCTTGTGGTCCAACCACAACCACTACAAGACCCACCACACCTTCGACACGTCCTTCAACAACGTCTTCCACTCGTGCtccaaccacaaccaccacgAGGCGTACCACAAAACCTTCAATCACACCAACATCTCCCACTTGTGGTCCAACCACAACCACTACAAGACGCACCACAACCCGTTCGACACGCCCTCCAACAACGGCTCCCACTTGTGGTCCAACCACAACCACTACAAGACGCACCACACCTTCGACACGCCCTCCAACAACGTCTTCCACACGTGCtccaaccacaaccaccacaaGACGCACCACAACCCGTTCGACACGCCCTCCAACAACGGCTCCCACTTGTGGTCCAACCACAACCACTACAAGACGCACCACACCTTCGACACGTCCTTCAACAACGTCTTCCACTCGTGCtccaaccacaaccaccacgAGGCGTACCACAAAACCTTCAATCACACCAACATCTCCCACTTGTGGTCCAACCACAACCACTACAAGACGCACAACAACATCTTCTACACGTTCTCCAACAACGTCTTCCACACGTGCtccaaccacaaccaccacgAGGCGTACCACAAAACCTTCAATCACACCAACATCTCCCCCTTGTGGTCCAACCACAACCACTACAAGACGCACCACACCTTCGACACGTCCTTCAACAACGTCTTCCACTCGTGCtccaaccacaaccaccacgAGGCGTACCACAAAACCTTCAATCACACCAACATCTCCCCCTTGTGGTCCAACCACAACCACTACAAGACGCACCACACCTTCGACACGTCCTTCAACAACGTCTTCCACTCGTGCtccaaccacaaccaccacgAGGCGTACCACAAAACCTTCAATCACACCAACATCTCCCACTTGTGGTCCAACCACAACCACTACAAGACGCACAACAACATCTTCTACACGTTCTCCAACAACGTCTTCCACACGTGCTCCAACCAAAACCACTACAAGACGCACCACAACCCGTTCAACAAGTCCTTCAACAACGTCTTCCACTCGTGCTCCAACCACAACCACTACAAGACGCACCACACCTTCGACACGCCCTCCAACAACGTCTTCCACACGTGCTCCAACCACAACTACTACAAGACGAACAACAACACCTTCTACGCGCCCTCCAACAACGTCTCCCACTTGTGGTCCAACCACAACCACTACAAGACGCACCACAACCCGTTCGACACGCCCTCCAACCACTACAAGACGCACCACACCTTCGACACGCCCTCCAACAACGTCTTCCACTCGTGCTCCAACCACAACCACTACAAGGCGCACCACAACACCATCAACGAGTACTACCAGAACGACAGCAGTAACAACAACCACTACGCGTCGTCCTTGTCCTTGCCGTCCCCAACCTCCATACCAGATTCCTCCTTGGTGGTATCCTTATCCAACGTACCCCAATCCCGGGTGGCCTTGGCAGCCTAACCCAATTATCCCTCAATGGCCACAGATTCCCGGATTTCCCAATCAGTGGCCGCAAGTACCAGGTAATCCCTATTTGCCGCCAACGGTGCCATCTCCTCAATGGCCCTGGCCTGGAGCAAGACCACCAGTAGTTCCCCCTACACCTGGAGACTGCGAAAACATATGCGAAAACCTACTGAAGGGAGTTAAATATCAGGAAGATCTCATCAGAAGGTGCTTGTGCACACGGACATAA